The genomic window CGAGGCGCATTTCCTCGCTGCCGAGAACCGCACCCAGCCGCTCGCCGCGCTTCTGGCCGAAGAGGTGCAGAACCCGTCCCGCCCCGACATCATGCTCGACGGGCTGCTCTCGGCGCTGCTCTGCGAGGTGCTCGACCTTGGTGCGACCGTGGCGGAGCCGCGCCGCGGCGGTCTGCCGCCGCATGTGATCCGAGATCTGCGCAGCCATGCCCTTTCGGCGCTGCATCGGCGGATCGAGGTGGCCGAACTGGCTGAGTTGGCGGGCCTCTCGGAAAGCTGGCTCACCCGGGCCTTCAAGCAGAGCCTCGGAACCACGCCGCAGCGCTGGCTGACACAGCTTCGGGTCGAGACGGCGATGGGATTGATGACCGACACGCCGATGGGGCTCGCCGAGATCGCCGCCGCCGTGGGTTTCGCCGACCAGGCGCATCTCACCCGCGCCTTCCGCGCCGCGCAGGGAGAGACCCCCGCCGCCTGGCGAAAGGTCAGAACGCGCGCGATTTCTTCAAATCACGGCAGTCTCGTTCAAGCGCGGCTTTAAATCCCGAGATAAATACTCGGAAAAAAATCCGTATTCTGGAACGTGACATGACAAGTACCCTCCGCCTGCCTCTTCTCGCCAGCGCCAGCCTGCTCGCCCTCGCCGGGGCCGCACAGGCGCAATCCACCGCAGACCTCTTTGACCTGGGCGAGCTCGTGCTCGAGGGCGGCTACGATCCGTCGGACCCGGTGCCGGGATATGTGGCCACCACGGCGCAGACCGCCACCAAGACCGGCACGCCGATCCTCGAGACGCCGCAGTCGATCTCGGTGATCACCGGCGAGCAGATCGAGGACCAGGGCGCGACCACGCTCGGAGACACGCTCGGCTACACCGCCGGCGTCACCGCGCAGCCCTACGGCACTGACCCGCGCTTCGACGCGCCGACGATCCGCGGCTTCAACGGCGGCAACGCCCAGTATCTCAACGGCCTGCGCCTGCTGCGGGAACGCGGCGCGCCGTCGTTCGAGGTCTACTCGCTGGAACGTGTCGAGGTGCTGAAGGGCCCGGCGTCGGTGCTCTACGGCGCGGGGATCCCGGGCGGCGTGATCAACCAGATCCAGAAGCGCGCCCAGTTCCTCAGCTTCGGCGAGCTCGGCGTCGGCGCCGGTGAGCCCAAGGCGACCGAGGGCTTCATCGACTACAACCACGCCTTCAGCGGCACCTTCGCCGCCCGCGTCACCGCCGTGGCGCGCGACAGCGAGGAAGACGTGGAGGAGCTCGAGAACAGCCGCCGCTACCTCGGCCTCGCCACCCGCTGGCAGCCGACCGCGCAGACCTCGCTGCAAGTCCTCGGCGCCCGGCAGAAGGACAGCCCGATCACCCCCGCCGGTGTGCCCCATGACCTGCTCGGCGCGGCCGACGACGAGGACCTGCGCGACTTCTACGCCGGCGATCCCGGTGATGACGAGAGCGATCGCGAGATGCTCAACCTCGGCTTCGAGCTGAGCCACGAGCTGAGCCGCGACTGGTCGGTGGATGCGAACTTCCGCTACCAGAAATTCGACTGGGACTATACCGGCTTCTACGTCAACAACCCGGTGAGCGACGGCGATACCATCACCCGCGGCGCCAATGGCACGAGCGAAGCGAGCTTCTCGCAGAACCTCGACCTGCGGCTCAACGGTCAGCTCGACACCGGCGCAGTGAACCACCGGCTGGTGCTCGGCCTCGACATGCGCCGCTACGGCATCGACGAGACCACCGACTTCCTCAACGCCGATGCGATCAGCTTCTCGAACCCTTCCTACGGCGGCGCGAACCTGAGCGCCCCGTGGTACTCCGAGACCAATGACCTCACGCTCGAGCAGGTCGGCCTCTACATGCAGGACGAGCTCGCTTTCGGCAACTGGCGCGCCTCGCTGGCGCTGCGCCATGACTGGGCCAGCCAGACCGGCACCGCCTCGACCTGGATGGACTGGGCAGGCGCCATCTACGAGAGCAACACCGACATCGACCAGGACGACGAGGCGACCACCGGGCGTGCCGGTCTGAGCTACGTCTACGCCAACGGTCTCGCACCCTACCTGAGCTACACCACCTCCTTCGATCCCGAGATCGGCGTCGACAACAGCGGTACCCCCTTCGAGGCGACCGAGGGCAAGCAGTGGGAAGCCGGGGTGAAATACCAGCCGCTCGGCTTCAATGGCTTCTTCAGTGCGGCGATCTATGACCTGCGGCAGACCAACGTGAAGACCCCGGTCACCGACGACAGCGGCATCGGCGACGAGCGGCAGGTCGGCGAGGTGCACTCGCAGGGTCTGGAATTGGAAGCCTCGGTCGACCTCGACGGCGGCTGGAACCTGCGCGGCGCCTATGCCTGGAACCGCGCCGAGCAGGAGGGCGGCGACTATGATGGCTTCGACATGCCGAACGCGCCGCTGCACAACGCCAGCCTCTGGGCGAACTACAGCTTTGCCGCTGGCTCGGCGCTGGACGGGCTCACCCTCGGCGGGGGCGCGCGCTACATCGGCGAACGCTACGGCGACGCGGCCAACCTCTACCACATGGACGACGTGACCCTTCTGGACCTGCAGGCCTCTTATGCGGTGACCGACGACATGCAGGTCTCGGTCAACGTCAGCAACCTCACCGACGAGGCCTATGTGGCCAACTGCGGCTCCTTCGGCTGCTACTATGGTGACGGTCGCACGGTTCAGGCCCGCCTGACCTACAAGTGGTGATCCGTTTCGCCTGACAAGCCGGGGCGCCGCGTCTATGGATGCGGGGCCCCTTTCTGCCTTTGCCCGGCAGGACCGCGCCACGACCCCTAGGAGACAGCCAGATGCTGCGCCAGTTCTTCGCCTACTACCGCCCGCACATGCGGCTCTTCTGGCTCGACTTCGGGTCGGCCGTGATCTCGGGACTGCTCGAGCTGGCTTTCCCGCTGGCCATCGCCGGATTCATCGACCACCTGCTTCCCGGCGGTGACTGGACGCTGACGCTGCTCGCCGCTGTCGGGCTGGTTGTTGTCTACCTGATCAACGCGGGGCTGATGATCGTGGTCACCTACTGGGGCCACAAGCTTGGTATCAACATCGAGACCGAGATGCGCAGCAAGGCCTTCGCGCATCTCACCAAACTGAGCTGGGGGTGGTTCGACCGCGCCGAGACCGGCAAGCTCGTGGCCCGGGTCACCCGCGACCTCGAAGAGATCGGCGAGGTCGCCCACCACGGCCCCGAGGATCTGTTCATCGCCATCATGACCTTTGCCGGCGCCTTTGGCCTCATGGCCTGGATCCACCTGCCGCTGGCGCTGATGACGCTGGTGATCGTGCCGGTCATGGTCTGGCTGATCGCCGTCTACGGCGGGCGGATGACCCAGACCTGGCAGGCCATCTACAGCCGTGTCGGCGCCTTCAACGTGCGGCTCGAGGAAAGCCTCGGCGGCATCCGCGTGGTGCAGGCCTTTGCCAACGAGCCGCACGAGCGCGCGCTCTTCGAGCAGGACAACCGCCGCTACCGCGAGACCAAGCTCGACGCCTACCGCATCCTCGCCAAGCTCACCGCGCTGCACTACAGCGGCATGCGCATGGTGCAGGTGGTGGTGATGGTGGCCGGCGCGGGCTTCGTCTTCAACGGCACGCTGTCCGAGGGCGGCTTCGTCGGCTTCCTGCTGCTGGTCAACGTCTTCTTCCGCCCGCTCGAGAAGATCGCCGCGGTGATGGAGACCTACCCGCGCGGCATCGCCGGCTTCCGCCGCTACACCGAACTTCTGGCCACAGAGGCCGACATCACCGACGCGCCGGGCGCCATCGAGGCCCCGAGGTTTCGCGGCGAAATCACCTTCGCCCAGGTCAGCTTTGCCTATGACTGCGCGCGCGGGGTGCTGCACGAGGTCTCGCTCGACATCCGCCCGGGCGAGACGGTGGCGCTCGTCGGCCCCTCGGGTGCGGGCAAGTCGAGCCTGATGGCGCTGCTGCCGCGGTTCTACGAGCCCACCGGCGGCGAGATCCGCATCGACGGCGTGCCGATCCACAAGATGACCCTCGCCTCGCTGCGCAGCCAGATCGGGCTGGTGTCGCAGGACGTCTTCCTTTTCGGCGGGACGCTGCGCGACAATATCGCCTATGGCAAGCTCGGCGCCACCGAGGAGGAAATCCGCGCCGCCGTCGCCCACGCCCAGCTTGCCCCGCTGGTCGAGACCCTGCCAGAGGGGCTCGACACTGTGGTCGGCGAGCGCGGCGTGATGCTTTCGGGCGGGCAGCGGCAACGTGTGGCGATTGCACGCGTGTTCCTCAAGAACCCGCCGATCCTGCTTCTCGACGAGGCGACCTCGGCGCTCGACCGGACCACCGAGCGCGAGGTGCAGGCGGCGCTGTCGCGCTTGGCAGTGGGACGCACAACGCTGGTCATCGCCCACCGGCTCAACACCGTGCGCGACGCCGACCACATCGTGGTGCTGGAACAGGGCCGCGTGGTCGAACGCGGCAGCCACGACGTGCTGATCGAGGCTAAGGCCGCCTACTACGAGCTGGCGAGCTGAGCCCGCTCCGATCCCGCCAGACATGAGAACGCCGGCCCAAAGACGAGGGCCGGCGCTTTCACGAGGGAAAACCGATCAGAGACGGATGTCGTCGAGCCGCTGATCGCCCGGCAGCTTGGAGCGTTCGAGGATGATCTGCGAGATCGCCCGCGCCCGCACCGGGTTCAGCGCGGCCATGATCGGCGCCGCGTCGCGCTCGTTCATCGTGCCGAGAACCATGACCGAAACCTCGATGTCGAGATCGTCCATGATGGTCGCCGCATCCTTGGGCTTCATGTTCCGGTAGAGCGCCACCAGCCGGTCCACGTCGGAAGTGTGCGCCGCCTTGACCTTCTCCAGCAACCCATCGAGCTCGACCTTCAGATCCGCGAGCCGCTGCTGCTCGATCTCGAGCGTCTCGCGCGCCAGCTCGATTTCGGCCTCGCGCTGCGCGTAGCGGTCCTTCTGCGCCAGCAACAGCTCGCGCTCGGCGCGGATCGAGGCCAGCAGCTCTTCGGGACCGCCTTCGCAGAGCATTGCCGGATCCGCCGCCGCCGCCGTGGCCGCAGCCGGTACAGGGTCCGGCTCGCCGCTGGCGGCCGCGGAAGCGGCACCGACGAACATCGTCTGCTCGGCTTGCGGCGGCTCGGCGACCGAGGCCAGCTTGGGTTCGTTGGCAAGGGTCACGCCGATCTTGCCGATCACGGCGACCGCAAGACCCACGAGCAGGAAGGTGATCGGGCGCATCCGGCTCACGCCTCCCGGTTGCGCACGGTTTCGAAGAAGCCGCGCACCAGCTCCGACTTGCCCGACACAGAGGCGGTGCCGGTCGGCCGGTTCGGCCGCTCGCGCGAGGTGCGGAACGACGGCGCCTCGCCACGGGCGGCGTCGCTGCGGCTGACTTCGGGCTCGCGCTGGCGGCGGCCACGACTGTCCGCAGCCTGCTCACCGGCGGCCCGCAGCGCGGAGACCGCGCTTTCGGACTTGTCCACCGCGGCAGAGAAGCTGCCGATCATCGGCTCGAGCTCGCGCAGCGCCGCCATCAGCACGCGCACGCGGCGATCCACCACCCAGGCGTAGGTGAGCGTGCCGACGAGGAGCACCAGTATGGCCATGTCAATCAAGAAGGACATTGGGCAATTCCTCTTCTTCGTACAGTTTTTCCGAGACCTTCAGCGCGATCTTGCCGTTCTTGCGCCGGCCGACCTCGGCGCGGGCAATGGTCTTGCCGGTCACGCAGATGGTCACCGGATCATCCACCTGCATGCCGAGGTCGAGGATCTGTCCCGGCATCCAGGACAGCACCTCGCGCAGGCTCAGGTTGGTTTCCCCCAGCACCGCGGCGACCGGGATATTGGTCGTTCCGAGCTTCTCGGTCAGCTTCATACGCCAGCCGGTGTCGCCGCCCAGCTGGCCGCCGGTGAACTGCTGCGACAGCACGTCGCCAACCGCGTCGAGCGCCGTGGTCGGCAACAGGAAGACCATCTCGCCGACCCGATCCTCGATGTTGATCCGCAGCACCGCGCGTGCGCAAGAACTGGTCGGCGGCCCGAGCATCAGCGCCTTGGGGTTGGTTTCGAGATGGCCGATCTCGAAGCGCACCGGCGTCACCTTCTCGAAAGCCGCCGACAGCTCCGCGAGCGTGCGCTCGCAGAACGCCTTGCCGATCCGCTTCTCGATGCCGGTGAAGGTGCGCGGGCTGCGCGGGCTCTCTGGCACCGTGCGGCCCCCGAAGGTGATCTCGAGGATCGAGTAGAGCAACTCCGGGCGCAGCGCGGCGGCGATGGTGCCGCCCCATTCCACCGCCTCGGTGACGCCGATCAGCGCGGGCTCGGGCAGCGAGTCGATGGCGTCCTGGCATGTCAGGTAATCCATCTTGGCCAAGGTCACGTCGACCACCGCCCCAAGGTAGGTCTTCAGCGCCTGCGAGAGCGATAGCGCGAACCGGTCGAACACCACCTCGAGCATCGGCAGGCGCGCGTAGGAGCGCTTGGCACGCTCGACGATCAGCTCCTCGACGGCGCGGGTGTCGATCACGAATTGGCTCTGCTCGTTCATTGGATGATCAGGTCCGCGATGAGAAATTCCCGGGGCGCCTCGCTGTCGGTGATCGCGCGGGCGCGGCGCAGCAACTCCGCCTTGAGCCGGGCGATGCCGATCGAGCCCTGCAGATCGCTCTCGTTGAGCTGCCGCAGGTAGTCCTGAAAGCTGTCGCGCATGAACAGCTGGCGGGTTTCGATCGTCGCGGCCCCGGCGATGCTGTTGTCGTAGACCAGCGCCAGGTTCAGCTTGAGAAAGCGCGAGGTCTGCCGCCCGGTGGCCGTGGTGGCGGTGATGTTGACGATGATCTCCTGGAACGGCAGCACGATGATGTTCTCGGGCTGCTTGGGCATGTCCATCAGCTGCGTATAGCTGGAGGCCCCGGAACCAGACGCTGAGGCCGTACCCTGCCCCGACGCATCCGTATGCGCCGACGAGCTGCTCTCCGGCGCTTTTGTGCCGCTGATCAGCGCCCCCAGCCGGGCTGGCCCCGCTGCGGCGACAAGCCCCGCCAGAAGCGCCACGACACAGGCCAACGCGATTGCGAGCGCGATGACCAGCCCCCCTTTCCGGGAGCCGTCGGATGTGGTTTCCGTCGTCGTCGCGTCAGCCATGAACCGTCTTTGAAAGTGGTATCTAATCTTGATTTACTATGCGTGGAATCTTCGCAGCAAGCAAGCAGAACTTCCGGTATAGTTCTTGATGAGCAAGAACAGTTGTGTTTATTCTTGCGGCGAGCGACACGATAGGGCGCAGGACACGTGCAGGCGATACTGGAAAATCTAAAATCGCTGGGATGGCGGCGACTCTCGGTCCTCGGAGGCACCGGGCTTGCCCTTGTTCTGGCGGTATTTTTCGGACTTTCCGTGATCACCACGCCGGATTACGTCTCGCTCTACCGCGATCTGAATCCGGCCGATGCCGCCCGTATCGTCGACTCGCTCGAAGCCGCCGGGATCCGCAGCCGCACCGACACCGCCGGCACCGCAGTCAGCGTGCCCGCCGAGGACATGGCCCGCGCCCGCATGGAGCTCGCCTCGCTCGGCCTGCCCAGCGAAGGCACACCGGGCTGGGAGCTCTTTGACGAGCAGAGCGGGCTTGGCATGAACAGTTTCATGCAGCGGGTGAACCGGATGCGCGCCATGGAGGGCGAGCTGGCGCGCTCGATCCAGACCATCGACGGGGTCGAGGCGGCGCGGGTCCACCTGGTGCTGCCCGAGCGCGAGCCCTTCTCGCGCGAGCGGCCGAAACCCTCGGCCTCGGTCATCGTGCGCGGCTCGCGCCAGATCGGGATGAAGCAGGCTCATGCGATTCGCTCTCTGGTTGCGTCGGCGGTGCCCAACCTTGCCCCGGCGCAGGTGACGGTGCTCTCGGCCTCGGGCGAGACGATCCTGGCCGACGACGGCGAGGCGGGCAGCGAGGCCTCGCTGCAATCGGCCCGCGCCCAGATCGAAGACCGGCTCAGTCAGCGCATCACGCAGATCCTCTCGGCCCGTGTCGGCGCGGGGAACGCGCGGGTGACGGTGAGCGTCGATCTGTCGAGCGAGCGGCAGGTGGTGCGCGAGCAGAGCTACGATCCCGACCAGCGGGTGGTGCGCTCGACCGAGACCCGCGAGGAAACCACACAGGACCAGCGCGCGGCCAGCGGCGAGGTCGGCGTGGCCGACGACGTGCCTGCGGCACTGGCCGACGCGGTGCCCGGCAGCAACACCAACAGCTCGAACACCAGCAACGAGATCGTCAACTACGAGATCGGCGGCAAGCAGGTCGAGACGGTGCGCGAGCCCGGAGACGTAGAGCGCATGTCGGTGGCGGTGCTGATCAACGGGATCTACAACGTCCAGCCCGACGGCTCGGTGGAATACGAGGAACGCAGCGCCGAGGAAATCGCGCGGCTGCAGGCGCTGGTGCAAAGCGCCATGGGCTTCGACGAGAACCGCGGCGACACGCTCGAGGTGGTGAGCCTGCGGTTCATGGATTACTCCATGGACGTCGGCGAGCCGGTATCCCGCAGCTTCGCGCAGGTCATTACCGACAACCTCGGGACCATCCTGCGCGGGCTCTTCGCGCTGGGTCTGGTCGCGGCGGTGCTGGCTTTTGGCGTGCGCCCGGCGCTGCTGCGTCTGATGGAGGCGAACAGGCCCGCAACCGGAGAGGGCCCCGGCGGGCTGCCCGCGCCTGAAGCAGCCGCCCTGCCCGGTGCCAAGACGCCCCCAGGCCTTCCCGGCCAGCCAAACGCACCCCCGATCCAGGCTCTGCGCGAAGAGCAGGTCCACAGCGGCACGGTGCTCGACCCGCTGCCCGAGGGCAGTGCCGAGATGGTCTCCTTCGCCTCGGTGCAGGGCGGCGTACAGCGCGGTTGGATCAATACGGTCGGCCAGCTGATCGAGGATGAGCCCGAGGACGCGATCAAGGTGCTGAAAGGCTGGCTGGCAGAGGGGACCGCGACATGAGTTTCATCTTCGACCGCAACTTCGATGCCGAGGCCGAGGCGCAGCGCCGCGGCGAGCAGGCCAAGGTCGGCGCGATCTATACCCGCGCGGAGTTCGATGCGGCGGTGGCCAAGGCGCAGGCCGAAGGCTTCGAGGCCGGGTTGGCGCAGGGCCGTGACGAGGCCGCGAGCGCCGCGCAGCAGAGCACGAGCGCACGTCAGGTGACCGCCGTCGAGGCCATCGCGCCCGCGCTCCAGGCGCTGTTTGCCGATGCCGACCATCACCACGCGGTGCTCGAGTCGCAAATGGTGGGCTTTGCGCTTTCTGTGTTGCGGCAAGTTGCCCCGGCGGCGAGCGCCGCGCTGGCCGACCAGGAGGCGCTGCAGGAGGCCCGCGGCGCGGTGCGCATGGCGCTCGGCGCCGCAGAGCTGAAATTCCACTTCGCCCCCGAGGTCACGGAAAGCTGCGCCGCCGAGATTCAGCGCGTCGCGCGGCACGCCGGTTTCGGCGGACGGATCGAGGTGAGCCCCGACCCCGCGCTGGCAACGGGCGATGTGCGTGCCGAATGGGACCACGGGGTGATGCACTATAGTTTCAATGACATCTGCCAGCGCATCCTCGGCGCGCTCGAGGACAGCAAGGCACGCATCGACGCAAGCGTCGGGCAGGATCAGGCAGGAGAATAAGACGTGACAGACGAGGCACAGACCGCGCAGACCGCAAAAGCGGAACCCGGAGGCGCCGCCGCGCCCA from Alloyangia pacifica includes these protein-coding regions:
- a CDS encoding flagellar basal body-associated FliL family protein, with protein sequence MADATTTETTSDGSRKGGLVIALAIALACVVALLAGLVAAAGPARLGALISGTKAPESSSSAHTDASGQGTASASGSGASSYTQLMDMPKQPENIIVLPFQEIIVNITATTATGRQTSRFLKLNLALVYDNSIAGAATIETRQLFMRDSFQDYLRQLNESDLQGSIGIARLKAELLRRARAITDSEAPREFLIADLIIQ
- a CDS encoding flagellar motor switch protein FliM — translated: MNEQSQFVIDTRAVEELIVERAKRSYARLPMLEVVFDRFALSLSQALKTYLGAVVDVTLAKMDYLTCQDAIDSLPEPALIGVTEAVEWGGTIAAALRPELLYSILEITFGGRTVPESPRSPRTFTGIEKRIGKAFCERTLAELSAAFEKVTPVRFEIGHLETNPKALMLGPPTSSCARAVLRINIEDRVGEMVFLLPTTALDAVGDVLSQQFTGGQLGGDTGWRMKLTEKLGTTNIPVAAVLGETNLSLREVLSWMPGQILDLGMQVDDPVTICVTGKTIARAEVGRRKNGKIALKVSEKLYEEEELPNVLLD
- the fliF gene encoding flagellar basal-body MS-ring/collar protein FliF, encoding MQAILENLKSLGWRRLSVLGGTGLALVLAVFFGLSVITTPDYVSLYRDLNPADAARIVDSLEAAGIRSRTDTAGTAVSVPAEDMARARMELASLGLPSEGTPGWELFDEQSGLGMNSFMQRVNRMRAMEGELARSIQTIDGVEAARVHLVLPEREPFSRERPKPSASVIVRGSRQIGMKQAHAIRSLVASAVPNLAPAQVTVLSASGETILADDGEAGSEASLQSARAQIEDRLSQRITQILSARVGAGNARVTVSVDLSSERQVVREQSYDPDQRVVRSTETREETTQDQRAASGEVGVADDVPAALADAVPGSNTNSSNTSNEIVNYEIGGKQVETVREPGDVERMSVAVLINGIYNVQPDGSVEYEERSAEEIARLQALVQSAMGFDENRGDTLEVVSLRFMDYSMDVGEPVSRSFAQVITDNLGTILRGLFALGLVAAVLAFGVRPALLRLMEANRPATGEGPGGLPAPEAAALPGAKTPPGLPGQPNAPPIQALREEQVHSGTVLDPLPEGSAEMVSFASVQGGVQRGWINTVGQLIEDEPEDAIKVLKGWLAEGTAT
- a CDS encoding flagellar motor switch protein encodes the protein MSFLIDMAILVLLVGTLTYAWVVDRRVRVLMAALRELEPMIGSFSAAVDKSESAVSALRAAGEQAADSRGRRQREPEVSRSDAARGEAPSFRTSRERPNRPTGTASVSGKSELVRGFFETVRNREA
- a CDS encoding helix-turn-helix domain-containing protein, whose amino-acid sequence is MTFMPRMTSQTRAISPTRPLRWRRWGAAIADVWHVHGEAGAGGFYRSPDPRLVVFLGAQVGALRLRTSPHGAWLEGIGAFYIPAGMPLWSALPEERDYAHLDFHLEAGPLAQRLRAAGGARRMDEAHFLAAENRTQPLAALLAEEVQNPSRPDIMLDGLLSALLCEVLDLGATVAEPRRGGLPPHVIRDLRSHALSALHRRIEVAELAELAGLSESWLTRAFKQSLGTTPQRWLTQLRVETAMGLMTDTPMGLAEIAAAVGFADQAHLTRAFRAAQGETPAAWRKVRTRAISSNHGSLVQARL
- a CDS encoding FliH/SctL family protein, which encodes MSFIFDRNFDAEAEAQRRGEQAKVGAIYTRAEFDAAVAKAQAEGFEAGLAQGRDEAASAAQQSTSARQVTAVEAIAPALQALFADADHHHAVLESQMVGFALSVLRQVAPAASAALADQEALQEARGAVRMALGAAELKFHFAPEVTESCAAEIQRVARHAGFGGRIEVSPDPALATGDVRAEWDHGVMHYSFNDICQRILGALEDSKARIDASVGQDQAGE
- a CDS encoding TonB-dependent siderophore receptor; translated protein: MTSTLRLPLLASASLLALAGAAQAQSTADLFDLGELVLEGGYDPSDPVPGYVATTAQTATKTGTPILETPQSISVITGEQIEDQGATTLGDTLGYTAGVTAQPYGTDPRFDAPTIRGFNGGNAQYLNGLRLLRERGAPSFEVYSLERVEVLKGPASVLYGAGIPGGVINQIQKRAQFLSFGELGVGAGEPKATEGFIDYNHAFSGTFAARVTAVARDSEEDVEELENSRRYLGLATRWQPTAQTSLQVLGARQKDSPITPAGVPHDLLGAADDEDLRDFYAGDPGDDESDREMLNLGFELSHELSRDWSVDANFRYQKFDWDYTGFYVNNPVSDGDTITRGANGTSEASFSQNLDLRLNGQLDTGAVNHRLVLGLDMRRYGIDETTDFLNADAISFSNPSYGGANLSAPWYSETNDLTLEQVGLYMQDELAFGNWRASLALRHDWASQTGTASTWMDWAGAIYESNTDIDQDDEATTGRAGLSYVYANGLAPYLSYTTSFDPEIGVDNSGTPFEATEGKQWEAGVKYQPLGFNGFFSAAIYDLRQTNVKTPVTDDSGIGDERQVGEVHSQGLELEASVDLDGGWNLRGAYAWNRAEQEGGDYDGFDMPNAPLHNASLWANYSFAAGSALDGLTLGGGARYIGERYGDAANLYHMDDVTLLDLQASYAVTDDMQVSVNVSNLTDEAYVANCGSFGCYYGDGRTVQARLTYKW
- a CDS encoding ABC transporter ATP-binding protein; the encoded protein is MLRQFFAYYRPHMRLFWLDFGSAVISGLLELAFPLAIAGFIDHLLPGGDWTLTLLAAVGLVVVYLINAGLMIVVTYWGHKLGINIETEMRSKAFAHLTKLSWGWFDRAETGKLVARVTRDLEEIGEVAHHGPEDLFIAIMTFAGAFGLMAWIHLPLALMTLVIVPVMVWLIAVYGGRMTQTWQAIYSRVGAFNVRLEESLGGIRVVQAFANEPHERALFEQDNRRYRETKLDAYRILAKLTALHYSGMRMVQVVVMVAGAGFVFNGTLSEGGFVGFLLLVNVFFRPLEKIAAVMETYPRGIAGFRRYTELLATEADITDAPGAIEAPRFRGEITFAQVSFAYDCARGVLHEVSLDIRPGETVALVGPSGAGKSSLMALLPRFYEPTGGEIRIDGVPIHKMTLASLRSQIGLVSQDVFLFGGTLRDNIAYGKLGATEEEIRAAVAHAQLAPLVETLPEGLDTVVGERGVMLSGGQRQRVAIARVFLKNPPILLLDEATSALDRTTEREVQAALSRLAVGRTTLVIAHRLNTVRDADHIVVLEQGRVVERGSHDVLIEAKAAYYELAS
- a CDS encoding MotE family protein, yielding MRPITFLLVGLAVAVIGKIGVTLANEPKLASVAEPPQAEQTMFVGAASAAASGEPDPVPAAATAAAADPAMLCEGGPEELLASIRAERELLLAQKDRYAQREAEIELARETLEIEQQRLADLKVELDGLLEKVKAAHTSDVDRLVALYRNMKPKDAATIMDDLDIEVSVMVLGTMNERDAAPIMAALNPVRARAISQIILERSKLPGDQRLDDIRL